One Pararhizobium sp. IMCC3301 DNA segment encodes these proteins:
- a CDS encoding FAD-binding oxidoreductase codes for MSADFVERNTARGDIATVNAVLKQRFGERFSTAPAVRQQHGHTTSWIKNQPPEGVVFVESTEEVAAVVSICAEHNIPIIPFGTGTSLEGHVNAPEGGISLDLSKMNRVLAVNTDDLDCVVEPGVTRKQLNEYLRDTGLFFPIDPGADASLGGMASTRASGTNAVRYGTMRDNVINLTAVLPDGRILKTGNRARKSSAGYDLARLLIGSEGTLGIITELTLKLQGIPQAISGGVCPFPTIEDACNAVIQTIQYGIPVARIELLDTLQVKACNAYSNLHLSEQPTLFVEFHGSDAGVAEQAEMFGEIAKDCSGGEFVWTAQAEERTKLWQARHDAYWASLGLRPGAEGISTDVCVPISRLAECVTQTAADIKELGFIAPIVGHVGDGNFHVLVLVDMDDAEEVARAAGFVSKLNKRAIAMDGTCTGEHGIGQGKIPYLEAEIGHGVDIIRQIKHVIDPQNIMNPGKIVPTRDKASST; via the coding sequence ATGTCAGCGGATTTTGTTGAGCGGAACACGGCACGCGGAGACATCGCAACGGTCAACGCTGTTCTAAAACAGCGTTTTGGCGAGCGGTTTTCGACCGCCCCGGCGGTGCGCCAGCAACACGGACACACCACGTCCTGGATCAAAAACCAGCCGCCGGAGGGGGTGGTGTTTGTTGAATCCACAGAAGAAGTCGCCGCTGTGGTAAGCATCTGCGCCGAACACAACATCCCGATCATTCCGTTCGGCACCGGCACCTCGCTGGAAGGCCATGTCAATGCGCCCGAAGGCGGCATCTCGCTTGATCTGTCAAAGATGAACCGTGTTCTGGCTGTCAACACTGATGATCTGGATTGCGTGGTCGAACCGGGCGTCACCCGCAAGCAACTCAATGAATATCTGCGTGATACCGGCCTGTTTTTCCCGATTGATCCGGGCGCAGATGCAAGTCTCGGCGGAATGGCCTCAACCCGCGCCTCCGGCACCAATGCGGTGCGTTATGGCACCATGCGCGACAATGTCATCAATCTGACCGCAGTCCTGCCAGATGGCCGCATTCTGAAAACCGGCAACCGGGCGCGCAAAAGCTCAGCCGGATATGATCTTGCACGGCTTCTGATCGGGTCGGAGGGCACGCTTGGCATCATCACCGAACTGACTTTGAAATTACAGGGCATTCCCCAGGCGATTTCCGGTGGTGTCTGCCCGTTTCCCACCATCGAGGACGCCTGCAATGCCGTCATTCAAACCATTCAATACGGCATTCCGGTTGCCCGAATTGAACTTCTCGACACGCTTCAGGTCAAAGCCTGCAATGCCTATTCCAATCTGCATCTGAGCGAACAACCGACCCTGTTTGTGGAATTTCACGGCAGTGATGCCGGGGTTGCCGAGCAGGCCGAAATGTTCGGCGAGATTGCAAAAGACTGTAGCGGCGGAGAGTTCGTCTGGACCGCTCAGGCTGAAGAGCGCACAAAACTCTGGCAGGCGCGTCACGATGCCTATTGGGCATCGCTGGGGCTGCGGCCGGGTGCCGAAGGCATTTCAACCGATGTCTGTGTGCCAATCTCGCGGCTGGCTGAATGTGTCACCCAAACCGCAGCCGACATTAAGGAACTGGGATTTATAGCCCCCATTGTCGGTCATGTCGGCGACGGAAACTTTCATGTTCTGGTGCTGGTGGATATGGACGACGCCGAGGAAGTGGCACGCGCCGCCGGCTTTGTGTCAAAACTCAACAAACGCGCCATTGCCATGGATGGCACCTGCACGGGAGAACATGGGATCGGCCAGGGCAAGATTCCCTATCTTGAAGCGGAAATCGGTCATGGCGTTGATATTATCCGCCAGATCAAGCATGTCATCGACCCGCAGAACATCATGAATCCCGGCAAGATCGTGCCGACCCGCGACAAAGCGTCCTCAACCTGA
- a CDS encoding AsmA family protein gives MATGTFWSTVLNKLYIFVGTLIILVLLGGLIGPFFVDWTAYRRIFEDEASKALGHPVHVAGAADARFLPMPAITFSDVRVGETEGKALARIDEIRIRMELMPLLRGEFQITELVAERPVVSGAIDDAGRLDWLLTTDNRTAINPDKVMFDRVQISDGTLRLTDGRRDNTWQLDNVNFEGSARSLLGPFRVEGGFSYQGQPNSFRVATGRTDDLGNLRVTMQLSPTDAPVSLALDGKLSNAEGGPVYEGTYTFNAYAASAEEDEQIQEPPLRSQGRYSLTSVDLELPEFIIAMGPPSLASTLEGTGRILFGDTPRFDISLRTDQIDLDRSIGRGPSQPAKPSQVSRLLGQLALATPTELGVAGRMRLDVGSVILGGSIIERLAFDASNDRDGWRVDNFEARFPGRTAFIASGRVATDPQTKTPQFKGRVQLASLEPGRFAVWARPDQPVPGTPPPAVRFQARSEFGREHLLLEGISGSLGQDSLSGEMDLKTPLGARSQLAMTVNADRLDLDAINDLTRLLSGRDAVAAAAVTDNVSINLRATRLVSEGVNARDVIVEASLSDAVLDLKRFQMDAVAGANISAVGRLEDVFRNPVGRMSAELEAPNLSGLVKLLSPYMKDLPIYDPIIIAAPALAPANLTVRFSSEKRPEGIRANLQLGGTAGGSPLSLKAEFTGRPDVMESGEITFTLAADSEDSARLLRQFAIPAEPTLTPIPGALSLSGQGSLDAGVFSSFVADLAGTRVNAEGFIRPGNGAALGFDGSMTLKSGSLNPLLRMGGITFAGALQSELGLVQDLAVDLAGQISLDGGRVDAEISSAKINGTDISGSGRLDLTDDTPSLVGDFALGRLSLPWLLSLGLGENPLAIIIDKSIWSENPFTVTALANLELAVGLRAQVLEIADTLTARNASVTLTARTGNLGVEVIDAGFAGGLLSGLVNIRNTLGSVVMNGRLSLAGAALEELVWRPQGRAAALGALNVSAEFEGNGNSMSALVPSLTGSGTLLVENGEFRNFNPLAFRRTMRAVDAGLELDEAKISQEFLKYVDAGVLPFNSAEGVFSIVSGVVRAGSVSVDAGPATALGGGTIDLANFLMESEWTLSMDPGEDAVAGAAPQIDISFGGPLENPDREIDVSTLAAYLTLREYEREVQRIENQDQDILEKEWFGRQLRILRERKARREATNGPGSGAGIEQQIRDALRNSAQ, from the coding sequence TTGGCCACGGGCACCTTTTGGAGCACTGTTCTGAATAAGTTATACATTTTTGTCGGAACGTTGATCATTCTGGTTCTGCTGGGCGGCTTGATAGGGCCGTTTTTCGTGGACTGGACTGCCTATCGGCGGATTTTTGAAGACGAAGCCTCCAAGGCGCTGGGTCATCCGGTGCATGTTGCCGGCGCAGCCGACGCCCGATTTCTGCCGATGCCGGCCATTACCTTTTCCGATGTAAGGGTCGGAGAGACCGAGGGTAAAGCACTGGCGCGGATTGATGAAATCCGCATCAGGATGGAACTCATGCCGCTGTTGCGCGGTGAGTTTCAGATCACCGAACTGGTTGCCGAAAGGCCGGTTGTATCCGGTGCCATTGACGATGCCGGGCGTCTTGACTGGCTGCTGACGACCGACAACCGGACTGCGATCAATCCTGACAAGGTCATGTTCGACCGGGTGCAGATTTCCGATGGCACCTTGCGCCTGACTGATGGCCGCCGTGACAATACCTGGCAACTGGACAATGTGAATTTCGAGGGCAGTGCCCGGTCTTTGCTCGGGCCGTTCCGTGTTGAAGGCGGCTTCAGCTATCAGGGCCAGCCCAACAGTTTTCGTGTCGCCACGGGTCGAACCGACGATCTGGGCAATCTGCGTGTCACTATGCAACTCAGTCCGACAGATGCTCCGGTCTCTCTGGCCTTGGACGGCAAATTATCAAATGCAGAAGGTGGTCCCGTCTATGAAGGGACCTATACATTCAATGCCTATGCCGCCTCCGCGGAGGAAGATGAGCAGATACAGGAACCGCCGCTGCGCTCGCAAGGGCGCTATTCCCTGACATCGGTTGATCTGGAATTGCCCGAATTCATCATTGCCATGGGCCCACCCAGTCTGGCTTCCACACTGGAGGGCACCGGCCGGATTTTGTTCGGTGATACGCCGCGCTTTGATATCAGCCTGCGCACCGATCAGATAGATCTGGACCGGTCCATCGGCCGTGGTCCCTCGCAACCGGCGAAACCGTCTCAGGTATCGCGCCTGCTGGGCCAACTGGCGCTGGCCACGCCAACCGAACTGGGGGTGGCCGGCCGCATGCGGCTTGATGTCGGCTCAGTTATTCTGGGCGGAAGCATTATTGAACGTCTGGCCTTTGACGCGTCCAATGATCGGGACGGCTGGCGAGTGGATAATTTTGAAGCGCGTTTCCCCGGACGCACCGCATTTATTGCTTCCGGCCGGGTGGCGACAGATCCGCAGACCAAAACCCCGCAATTCAAGGGGCGGGTGCAACTCGCTTCGCTGGAGCCCGGCCGCTTTGCTGTCTGGGCGCGGCCGGATCAACCTGTGCCTGGCACACCGCCACCGGCAGTCCGGTTCCAGGCGCGCTCTGAATTTGGCCGTGAACATCTGCTGCTGGAAGGTATTTCCGGCAGCCTTGGGCAGGATTCCCTGTCCGGCGAGATGGATTTGAAGACACCGCTCGGCGCACGCAGCCAATTGGCCATGACCGTCAATGCGGACCGGCTTGATCTGGATGCGATTAATGATCTGACGCGGCTTTTATCCGGCCGCGATGCGGTCGCCGCGGCTGCCGTTACCGACAATGTCTCGATCAATCTGCGCGCAACCCGCCTTGTCAGCGAAGGCGTCAACGCCCGCGATGTGATTGTCGAAGCATCGCTGTCTGATGCGGTGCTGGATTTGAAGCGCTTTCAGATGGATGCCGTTGCCGGTGCCAATATTTCGGCTGTCGGCCGCCTCGAGGATGTTTTCCGCAATCCGGTGGGCCGCATGTCCGCTGAACTTGAAGCGCCTAATTTGTCCGGTCTGGTCAAATTATTATCACCCTATATGAAAGATCTGCCGATCTACGACCCGATCATCATCGCTGCGCCGGCGCTGGCACCTGCCAATCTGACAGTCAGGTTTTCTTCTGAAAAGCGGCCCGAAGGAATTCGCGCCAACCTTCAGCTCGGCGGAACCGCCGGGGGATCTCCATTGTCGCTGAAAGCTGAATTCACTGGCCGCCCGGATGTCATGGAAAGCGGCGAGATCACATTCACCCTGGCAGCGGATTCTGAAGATTCCGCCCGATTGCTGCGTCAGTTCGCTATTCCTGCTGAGCCCACATTGACCCCCATACCGGGCGCACTCAGCCTGTCCGGTCAGGGCTCGCTCGATGCCGGGGTTTTTTCCAGTTTCGTGGCCGATCTTGCCGGGACACGGGTCAATGCAGAGGGATTTATCAGGCCGGGAAACGGTGCCGCGCTTGGCTTTGACGGATCAATGACGCTTAAATCCGGTTCCCTAAATCCGCTGTTGCGGATGGGCGGCATCACATTTGCCGGTGCCCTGCAGAGTGAGCTTGGCCTGGTACAGGACCTCGCGGTGGATCTGGCGGGGCAGATCAGCCTTGATGGCGGACGGGTGGATGCAGAGATTTCAAGTGCCAAAATCAATGGCACAGACATCAGCGGAAGCGGGAGGCTGGATCTGACTGACGATACGCCAAGTCTGGTCGGAGATTTTGCCCTTGGGCGCCTCAGTCTGCCCTGGCTGCTGTCTCTTGGTCTTGGTGAAAATCCGCTGGCGATCATCATTGACAAGAGCATCTGGTCTGAAAACCCTTTTACAGTCACGGCTCTGGCCAATCTGGAACTGGCGGTCGGGCTGCGCGCGCAAGTGCTTGAAATTGCGGATACACTGACCGCCAGAAATGCCAGTGTGACGCTGACGGCGCGCACTGGAAATCTGGGCGTGGAAGTGATCGATGCAGGCTTTGCAGGCGGGCTTCTTTCAGGGCTGGTCAATATCCGCAACACGCTCGGCTCTGTGGTTATGAACGGCCGTCTGTCACTGGCGGGCGCGGCGCTGGAAGAACTGGTCTGGCGTCCGCAAGGCCGCGCCGCCGCTCTGGGCGCGCTGAATGTTTCGGCCGAATTTGAAGGCAATGGCAATTCCATGAGCGCGCTTGTGCCCAGCCTCACCGGTAGCGGCACATTGCTTGTCGAAAATGGCGAATTCCGCAACTTCAACCCTTTGGCCTTCCGCCGCACCATGCGCGCTGTTGATGCGGGCCTTGAACTTGATGAAGCCAAAATCAGCCAGGAGTTTCTCAAATATGTCGATGCCGGAGTGTTGCCGTTCAATTCGGCGGAAGGCGTCTTTTCCATTGTTTCCGGTGTGGTCAGAGCAGGCTCTGTCTCCGTGGATGCCGGTCCGGCAACTGCACTTGGCGGCGGCACCATAGATCTGGCCAATTTCCTGATGGAAAGCGAATGGACCCTGAGCATGGACCCGGGAGAGGATGCCGTGGCCGGTGCTGCACCTCAGATTGACATCAGCTTTGGCGGACCTCTGGAAAACCCCGACCGGGAAATTGATGTCTCGACCCTGGCCGCCTATCTCACCCTGCGAGAGTATGAGCGCGAAGTGCAACGCATCGAAAATCAGGACCAGGATATTCTGGAAAAGGAATGGTTCGGACGCCAGTTGCGCATCCTGCGTGAGCGCAAAGCGCGGCGCGAAGCAACAAATGGCCCGGGGTCAGGTGCTGGCATCGAACAACAGATCAGGGATGCGTTGCGGAATTCGGCGCAGTAG
- a CDS encoding ribbon-helix-helix domain-containing protein, protein MKKHSISIEGHRTSISLEDAFWTGLQEIARLRDISLQALIREVDEARTAGLTDLPSENLSSAIRVMVLRHYQQQGR, encoded by the coding sequence TTGAAAAAACACTCGATTTCCATTGAGGGCCACAGAACGAGTATTTCTCTGGAGGACGCCTTCTGGACCGGGCTGCAGGAAATTGCCCGGCTCCGGGACATATCGCTACAAGCCCTGATCAGGGAGGTGGATGAGGCAAGAACGGCCGGTCTGACCGACCTTCCATCGGAAAATCTGTCCAGTGCGATCAGAGTGATGGTCCTGAGACATTATCAGCAGCAGGGCCGGTAA
- the fumC gene encoding class II fumarate hydratase — MKQKRTETDTFGPIEVPGDRYWGAQAQRSLGNFKIGWEKQPEPIIRALGIVKQAAARANMALERLEPKLGDAIVTAAQEVIEGKLNEHFPLVVWQTGSGTQSNMNANEVISNRAIEILGGEMGSKKPVHPNDHCNMSQSSNDTFPTAMHVACAEEIEHRLLPALQQLRNALNDKAEAWKHIIKIGRTHTQDATPLTLGQEFSGYVQQLDNGIERITSAMPKLMELAQGGTAVGTGLNAPVGFAERVADEIARITGMKFKTAPNKFEALAAHDAMVFAHGAINTVAASLFKIANDIRFLGSGPRAGLGELALPENEPGSSIMPGKVNPTQAEALTQVCVQIFGNHAALTFAGSQGHFELNVFNPVMAYNFLQSVRLMADAAVSFSENCVTGIEPRLDNIRDGLERSLMLVTALAPKIGYDNAAKIAKTAHKNGTTLKQEALATGLVTEAEYDEIVVPSKMISPG, encoded by the coding sequence ATGAAGCAGAAGCGCACGGAAACTGATACGTTCGGGCCGATCGAAGTTCCCGGCGACCGTTATTGGGGCGCACAGGCACAGCGCTCCCTGGGCAATTTCAAGATCGGCTGGGAAAAGCAGCCTGAACCCATCATCCGGGCGCTCGGCATTGTCAAACAGGCGGCGGCGCGGGCGAATATGGCGCTGGAGCGGCTGGAGCCGAAACTGGGAGATGCAATTGTCACCGCAGCCCAGGAAGTCATCGAAGGCAAGCTGAACGAGCATTTCCCGCTTGTCGTCTGGCAAACCGGGTCCGGCACACAATCCAACATGAATGCGAATGAAGTGATCTCCAACCGCGCCATTGAAATTCTCGGCGGCGAGATGGGCTCCAAGAAGCCGGTCCATCCCAATGATCACTGCAATATGTCACAATCCTCCAATGATACATTTCCCACCGCCATGCATGTCGCCTGCGCCGAGGAAATAGAGCACCGTCTGCTCCCTGCCCTGCAGCAATTGCGCAATGCGCTGAACGACAAGGCCGAGGCCTGGAAACATATCATCAAGATCGGACGCACCCACACCCAGGATGCAACACCGCTGACGCTGGGCCAGGAATTTTCCGGGTATGTCCAGCAACTCGACAATGGCATCGAACGGATCACCAGTGCCATGCCGAAACTGATGGAACTGGCGCAGGGCGGCACCGCGGTGGGAACCGGGCTGAATGCGCCTGTCGGTTTTGCCGAACGCGTGGCCGATGAAATTGCCCGGATTACCGGCATGAAGTTCAAAACCGCGCCGAACAAATTCGAAGCGCTGGCGGCCCATGATGCGATGGTGTTTGCCCATGGCGCGATCAATACAGTGGCGGCATCGCTGTTCAAGATTGCCAATGATATCCGCTTTCTGGGATCAGGCCCCCGGGCCGGGCTTGGCGAGTTGGCGTTGCCTGAAAATGAACCCGGCTCCTCCATCATGCCGGGCAAGGTCAATCCCACCCAGGCTGAAGCGCTGACCCAGGTCTGTGTTCAGATTTTCGGCAATCATGCGGCGCTGACCTTTGCCGGCAGCCAGGGCCATTTCGAGCTGAATGTCTTCAATCCTGTGATGGCGTATAATTTCCTGCAGTCCGTGCGTCTGATGGCAGATGCGGCAGTATCCTTCTCTGAAAATTGTGTGACGGGCATTGAACCGCGGCTGGACAATATCAGGGATGGGCTGGAACGCTCGCTGATGCTGGTGACGGCGCTGGCACCTAAAATCGGATATGACAACGCCGCCAAAATTGCCAAGACGGCTCACAAGAACGGCACGACGCTGAAACAGGAAGCACTCGCCACCGGGCTGGTGACAGAAGCTGAATATGACGAGATCGTCGTGCCATCAAAGATGATCTCACCTGGATGA
- a CDS encoding SspB family protein translates to MANDMIRYDVLAQDALRGMLRKLLMEVSQTGLPGEHHFFVTFSTTALGVRISNRLKAQYPEEMTIVLQHQFWDLIISEQSFEIGLSFNAIPERLHVPFAAIKAFYDPSVQFGLQFDPEVTRSADDGTNDDVAEPSLPDDDAVLPTAVEELHATRPLLPSEREKQREAARKLAEEAARRDTEQAARTTAEADNDADGDSPDDAGTSPDGNERADAEPDGSDDEDAKGADVVSLDSFRKKN, encoded by the coding sequence ATGGCAAATGACATGATCCGTTACGATGTGCTGGCACAGGACGCTCTGCGCGGCATGTTGCGCAAGCTGCTGATGGAAGTGTCCCAGACAGGATTGCCCGGAGAACACCACTTTTTTGTCACTTTCAGCACAACGGCACTGGGCGTGCGGATTTCCAACCGGCTGAAAGCGCAATATCCCGAAGAAATGACGATTGTGCTGCAGCACCAGTTCTGGGATCTGATTATCAGCGAACAATCCTTCGAAATCGGCCTGTCGTTCAACGCCATCCCGGAACGTCTCCATGTTCCTTTCGCGGCGATCAAGGCATTTTATGATCCGTCAGTGCAGTTCGGACTGCAGTTCGATCCGGAAGTCACAAGATCCGCCGATGACGGAACCAATGATGATGTGGCAGAACCATCCCTGCCGGATGATGACGCCGTGCTGCCGACTGCCGTCGAGGAGTTGCACGCAACCCGGCCCCTGCTGCCAAGCGAGCGTGAAAAACAACGCGAAGCAGCCCGCAAGCTGGCAGAAGAAGCGGCCAGACGAGACACCGAACAAGCTGCAAGAACCACGGCTGAAGCCGACAATGATGCAGATGGCGACAGTCCGGATGATGCCGGGACCTCGCCGGATGGCAACGAACGCGCCGATGCGGAGCCCGATGGTTCAGACGATGAAGACGCCAAGGGTGCCGACGTCGTTTCGCTGGATTCATTTCGCAAAAAGAATTGA